One genomic window of Misgurnus anguillicaudatus chromosome 12, ASM2758022v2, whole genome shotgun sequence includes the following:
- the mrps24 gene encoding small ribosomal subunit protein uS3m, whose product MATPLIRHTKLLSTVASQFNSAACFRNIHCTAACLKNRAARIRVGKGDRPLTYEQAYHPHHIGHRKGWLSQHTSNLEGEDGAAERIVEDVFIRRFMYGTFHGCLADELVIKRRGNVLFICAVMIQKLLPPKLYFLIGYTEELLSHFYKCPVKMEVQTVEEKVVYKYL is encoded by the exons atgGCGACGCCCTTGATCAGACACACAAAACTCCTGTCG ACGGTGGCCAGCCAGTTCAATTCAGCTGCATGTTTCAGGAATATCCATTGCACTGCAGCTTGTTTAAAG AACCGTGCAGCTCGTATTCGAGTAGGTAAAGGAGACAGACCATTGACTTATGAGCAGGCGTATCACCCCCATCACATTGGTCATAGGAAAGGCTGGCTCTCACAACACACCA GTAATCTTGAAGGTGAGGATGGAGCGGCAGAAAGGATTGTGGAGGACGTCTTCATCAGACGATTCATGTACGGGACATTTCACGGCTGTTTAGCCGATGAACTAGTGATAAAACGCAGAGGCAACGTTCTGTTCATTTGTGCCGTGATGATACAGAAACTCTTGCCACCAAAGTTGTATTTTCTCATTGGGTACACAGAGGAGCTGCTCTCCCACTTCTACAAGTGTCCTGTTAAAATGGAGGTGCAGACAGTTGAGGAGAAAGTCGTCTACAAATATCTTTGA